A genomic segment from Archangium lipolyticum encodes:
- a CDS encoding hydroxymethylglutaryl-CoA synthase: MQAGLESIGIAVPSTYVELAELAKARGVAPGKYVDGLGVTRMAVPQVDEDTVTLAARAARMALDAAGCSAEDVAMLVVGTETAVDHSKPVSSYVQGLLGLSTRCRVFETKHACYGGTAALQLALDWVRSGSAKGKKALIICSDIARYGVGTPGEPTQGAGAVALLVSDKPKLLALEAGKTGVYANDVMDFWRPLYSKDAVVDGHYSVQCYLDALEGAYKGYQEAVGDAGGEGLYSDRFAALVYHVPYGKMSRKAHRHVRTLDGDKDADASFDKLVGPSLVLPSQVGNIYTGSMYLALASLLSSAREDLTGKRVGLFSYGSGSCAEFFSGVVQPEAQARVKALGLENLLEKRRALSIPEYEQIMAAREKLDEKPTEETPGQGFRYLGTRDHKRIYAR, from the coding sequence ATGCAGGCTGGCCTGGAGAGCATCGGGATCGCGGTGCCGTCGACGTACGTGGAGCTGGCGGAGCTGGCCAAGGCGCGCGGAGTGGCGCCGGGCAAGTATGTGGACGGCCTGGGAGTGACCCGGATGGCCGTGCCTCAGGTGGACGAGGACACGGTGACGCTGGCGGCGCGCGCGGCGCGGATGGCGCTGGACGCGGCCGGGTGCTCGGCCGAGGACGTGGCCATGCTGGTGGTGGGCACCGAGACGGCGGTGGACCACTCCAAGCCGGTGTCCTCGTACGTGCAGGGCCTGCTGGGGCTGAGCACGCGCTGCCGCGTCTTCGAGACGAAGCACGCGTGCTACGGCGGCACGGCGGCGCTGCAGCTGGCGCTGGACTGGGTGCGCTCGGGCAGCGCGAAGGGGAAGAAGGCGCTCATCATCTGCTCGGACATCGCCCGCTACGGGGTGGGGACGCCGGGCGAGCCCACGCAGGGCGCGGGCGCGGTGGCGCTGCTGGTGTCCGACAAGCCGAAGCTGCTGGCGCTCGAGGCCGGGAAGACGGGCGTGTACGCCAACGACGTGATGGACTTCTGGCGTCCGCTCTACTCGAAGGACGCGGTAGTGGACGGGCACTACTCGGTGCAGTGCTACCTGGACGCGCTGGAGGGCGCGTACAAGGGGTACCAGGAGGCCGTGGGTGACGCGGGGGGCGAGGGCCTCTACAGCGACCGGTTCGCCGCGCTCGTGTACCACGTGCCGTACGGGAAGATGTCGCGCAAGGCGCACCGCCACGTGCGCACGCTGGACGGGGACAAGGACGCGGACGCGAGCTTCGACAAGCTGGTGGGCCCCAGCCTCGTGCTGCCCTCGCAGGTGGGCAACATCTACACGGGCTCCATGTACCTGGCGCTGGCGAGCCTGCTGTCGAGCGCGAGGGAAGACCTCACGGGCAAGCGCGTGGGCCTGTTCTCGTACGGCAGCGGCTCGTGCGCGGAGTTCTTCAGCGGCGTGGTGCAGCCCGAGGCGCAGGCGCGCGTGAAGGCGCTGGGCCTGGAGAACCTGCTGGAGAAGCGCCGCGCGCTGAGCATCCCCGAGTACGAGCAGATCATGGCCGCCCGCGAGAAGCTGGACGAGAAGCCGACCGAGGAGACGCCGGGCCAGGGCTTCCGCTACCTGGGCACGCGCGACCACAAGCGCATCTACGCGCGCTGA
- a CDS encoding YqjF family protein: protein MSERPAESAPPAEPEIDRIGPTRRPDERPVMYQRWKHLLFLHWSLPPEVVAPLLPPGLTLDTFDGRAWVGLVPFTMRGVRPRGLPAVGFLSDFHETNVRTYVHFQGKDPGVWFFSLEAANAIAVRLARAWFKLPYHYAGMELTAGPQGSSYAYRSERRWPGPTPARCAVRCTPKGTVSNSTPGTLQHFLVERYFLYSTAHGQLFRGQVHHTPYQVRGADVEGLDETLLAAAGIPRPSEPPMALFSEGVDVDVFRLRCVEG from the coding sequence GTGTCCGAGCGTCCCGCCGAGTCCGCCCCACCCGCAGAGCCGGAGATCGACCGCATCGGCCCGACGCGCCGGCCGGACGAGCGGCCGGTGATGTACCAGCGCTGGAAGCACCTGCTGTTCCTCCACTGGTCGCTGCCGCCGGAGGTGGTGGCGCCGCTGCTGCCACCGGGGCTGACGCTGGACACGTTCGACGGCCGGGCGTGGGTGGGCCTGGTGCCCTTCACCATGCGCGGCGTCCGCCCGAGGGGTCTGCCCGCGGTGGGCTTCCTGTCGGACTTCCACGAGACCAACGTGCGCACGTACGTGCACTTCCAGGGGAAGGACCCGGGTGTCTGGTTCTTCAGCCTGGAGGCCGCCAACGCCATCGCCGTGCGGCTCGCGCGGGCGTGGTTCAAGCTGCCGTACCACTACGCGGGCATGGAGCTCACCGCCGGGCCCCAGGGCTCGTCCTATGCCTACCGCTCCGAGCGCCGCTGGCCCGGGCCCACGCCGGCCCGGTGCGCCGTGCGGTGCACGCCCAAGGGCACCGTCTCCAACTCCACCCCGGGCACGCTCCAGCACTTCCTCGTCGAGCGCTACTTCCTCTATTCCACCGCCCACGGGCAGCTCTTCCGGGGCCAGGTGCACCACACGCCCTACCAGGTGCGGGGCGCCGACGTGGAGGGCCTGGACGAGACGCTCCTGGCGGCCGCCGGCATTCCCCGTCCCTCCGAGCCGCCCATGGCCCTCTTCTCGGAGGGAGTCGATGTCGACGTGTTCCGGCTCAGGTGCGTGGAGGGCTAG
- a CDS encoding serine/threonine-protein kinase produces the protein MMADTDSTFHILPRNERTSPKDAPARVKLAPGVLAGEYMLKAVLASGGHGAVYEAEHRILGRRAAVKVLHPHLTDQGEMLQRFVREARVVNQIRHPNIVDVYDFGMLPDGSPYYVMELLPGRTLGQLLQERGRLSPQRALAFLEPVCAALEAAHLAGVVHRDLKASNVAVVSEADPPVVKLLDFGIAKFIHPEPGQEGLTVAGQRLGTSQAMAPEQFRGGAIGPATDIYALGVLLYQLLVGHYPFQSEDRLEVERMHLEAPPPRPSTETSVPPAVDAVVLRCLEKEADRRYPDVASFREALREAVQPSSTERVTALGRSLRAFALHAEVVLEEGAEDDEAYVTVSEVLDALEQDLRAAGFVLAVQTGMALLGVRMLEEPSRAEPWELLETARELHRRARERAAGTRVSVHACVHVGQVDARRGPDGLEVTGGPLADIAGWVVRDASGLGVTPSATRACSLPLTG, from the coding sequence GTGATGGCGGACACGGACAGCACCTTCCACATCCTCCCGCGCAACGAGCGGACTTCCCCCAAAGACGCCCCGGCCCGCGTGAAGCTCGCCCCGGGAGTGCTCGCCGGTGAGTACATGCTCAAGGCCGTGCTCGCCTCTGGCGGACATGGCGCGGTGTACGAAGCTGAACACCGCATCCTCGGCCGGCGCGCCGCGGTGAAGGTGCTGCACCCGCACCTGACCGATCAGGGTGAAATGTTGCAGCGCTTCGTGCGCGAGGCGCGGGTCGTCAATCAGATCCGCCACCCCAACATCGTCGACGTCTACGACTTCGGAATGCTGCCGGATGGCAGCCCCTACTATGTGATGGAGCTGCTGCCGGGACGCACGCTCGGCCAGCTCCTGCAGGAGCGGGGAAGGCTGTCACCGCAGCGGGCCCTGGCCTTCCTGGAGCCGGTGTGCGCCGCGCTGGAGGCGGCCCACCTGGCGGGCGTGGTGCACCGCGACCTCAAGGCGAGCAACGTGGCCGTGGTGTCCGAGGCGGACCCCCCCGTGGTGAAGCTGTTGGACTTCGGCATCGCCAAGTTCATCCACCCCGAGCCGGGGCAGGAGGGCCTGACGGTGGCGGGCCAGCGGCTGGGCACCTCGCAGGCCATGGCGCCCGAGCAGTTCCGCGGCGGCGCCATCGGCCCGGCCACGGACATCTACGCCCTGGGCGTGCTGCTGTACCAACTGCTGGTGGGCCACTACCCCTTCCAGTCCGAGGACCGGCTGGAGGTGGAGCGGATGCACCTGGAGGCCCCACCGCCCCGGCCGAGCACCGAGACGTCCGTGCCTCCAGCGGTGGACGCGGTGGTGTTGCGCTGCCTGGAGAAGGAGGCGGACCGGCGCTACCCGGACGTGGCCTCCTTCCGCGAGGCGCTGCGGGAGGCGGTGCAGCCCTCGTCCACCGAGCGGGTGACGGCCCTGGGCCGGAGCCTGCGCGCCTTCGCCCTCCACGCGGAGGTGGTGCTCGAGGAGGGCGCCGAGGACGACGAGGCCTACGTCACCGTCTCCGAGGTGCTGGATGCGCTGGAGCAGGACCTGCGCGCCGCGGGCTTCGTGCTCGCCGTGCAGACGGGCATGGCGCTGCTGGGCGTGCGGATGCTGGAGGAGCCCTCGCGCGCGGAGCCCTGGGAGTTGCTGGAGACGGCACGCGAGCTCCACCGGCGCGCCCGGGAGCGCGCGGCCGGGACACGCGTGAGCGTGCACGCCTGCGTCCACGTGGGCCAGGTGGATGCGCGGCGCGGCCCGGACGGCCTCGAGGTCACCGGCGGTCCCCTGGCGGACATCGCCGGCTGGGTGGTGCGCGACGCGAGCGGTCTCGGTGTCACCCCCTCGGCCACGCGCGCCTGCTCCCTGCCGCTGACGGGCTGA
- a CDS encoding PAS domain S-box protein, which yields MPMKMVDDLTMCGGPAQPLPSSESACLILTSTTTPAAIGKVFRLEAAEHVLGRGADAGFQINDHGVSRRHARITRTAEGGFHLADLGSTNGTYVNGVRIASAELHEGDRVQIGTVTVLRFSMRELVEQGEEQLRQALSAARVGIWDWNAVTGAVTWSEQVDRLLDLPVGSLSGRPTDLSEVVHPGDLARVREGLSSAITQRTHLDVEYRIEVAGARGRWLSCKGDVLCDETGTPVRITGTVMDITERKVAEQELRRQALIFESLCEGVVVTDRNGRIIDWNASAEKMFGRGKAEALGRTLFSLLHPGEEDKRTGEVLSALERDGRWTGEMDFKRTDGTQSYCESVVAPLRDAEGRTIAHIMVHRDTTERRLLQAKLQMADRLASVGTLGAGVAHEINNPLAYMLVNLHLVSEGLERLRGSPVAHDVEPLHQVVRETVEGAERIASIVRDLKTFARGQQEDRLGPVEVSKAVELACKMADNVIKHRARLVTQFEPVPSVQGSESRLCQVFLNLLLNAAHAIPEGDARDHEIRVVIREGSAGDVVVEVRDTGSGMSPEVQARIFDPFFTTKAVGEGTGLGLSICHGIIDSMGGRIAVESTLGKGSTFRVHLGVAGVPVEKRVEPAPVPAVGRARILVVDDEPYVTRALQRSLTPEHEVATVNGARAALKMLDGGSRFDLILCDVMMPGMTGMDLYAELNRFAPDQAQRVVFMTGGAFTPRALSFLQEVPNAKLSKPLDLRQLRALVGRSAQNAAASAPSAPVPLALGGAR from the coding sequence ATGCCCATGAAGATGGTGGACGATCTCACGATGTGTGGAGGGCCCGCGCAGCCGCTCCCGTCCTCCGAGAGCGCGTGCCTCATCCTCACCAGCACCACGACGCCCGCGGCGATCGGAAAGGTCTTCCGCCTCGAGGCGGCGGAGCACGTGCTCGGTCGAGGCGCGGACGCGGGATTTCAGATCAACGACCATGGCGTGTCGCGCCGGCACGCGCGCATCACCCGGACGGCCGAGGGGGGCTTCCACCTGGCGGACCTGGGCTCGACCAACGGCACCTACGTCAACGGGGTGCGGATCGCCTCGGCGGAGCTGCACGAGGGGGACCGGGTGCAGATCGGCACCGTGACGGTGCTGCGCTTCTCCATGCGCGAGCTGGTGGAGCAGGGCGAGGAGCAGCTGCGCCAGGCGCTGAGCGCGGCGCGCGTGGGCATCTGGGATTGGAACGCCGTCACCGGCGCGGTGACGTGGTCCGAGCAGGTGGACCGGCTGCTGGACCTGCCGGTGGGCTCGCTGTCGGGCCGGCCCACGGACCTGTCCGAGGTGGTGCACCCGGGAGACCTGGCGCGCGTGCGCGAGGGGCTGTCCTCGGCCATCACCCAGCGCACGCACCTGGACGTGGAGTACCGCATCGAGGTGGCGGGGGCGCGCGGCCGGTGGTTGTCCTGCAAGGGCGACGTGCTGTGCGACGAGACGGGCACCCCGGTGCGGATTACCGGCACGGTGATGGACATCACCGAGCGCAAGGTGGCCGAACAGGAGCTGCGCCGCCAGGCCCTCATCTTCGAGAGCCTGTGCGAGGGCGTGGTGGTCACCGACCGCAACGGGCGCATCATCGACTGGAACGCGAGCGCGGAGAAGATGTTCGGCCGGGGCAAGGCGGAGGCGCTCGGGCGGACGCTCTTCTCGCTGCTGCACCCGGGCGAGGAGGACAAGCGCACCGGGGAGGTGCTCTCGGCGCTGGAGCGCGACGGCCGGTGGACGGGCGAGATGGACTTCAAGCGGACCGACGGCACGCAGAGCTACTGCGAGTCCGTGGTGGCCCCGCTGCGGGACGCGGAGGGGCGGACCATCGCCCACATCATGGTGCACCGTGACACCACCGAGCGCCGCCTGCTCCAGGCGAAGCTGCAGATGGCGGACCGGCTGGCCTCGGTGGGCACGCTGGGCGCGGGCGTGGCCCATGAAATCAACAACCCGCTGGCCTACATGCTCGTCAACCTGCACCTCGTGTCCGAGGGGCTGGAGCGGCTGAGGGGCTCGCCGGTGGCGCACGACGTGGAGCCGTTGCACCAGGTGGTGCGCGAGACGGTGGAGGGGGCCGAGCGCATCGCCTCCATCGTGAGGGACCTGAAGACGTTCGCCCGGGGCCAGCAGGAGGACAGGCTGGGGCCGGTGGAGGTGAGCAAGGCGGTGGAGCTGGCGTGCAAGATGGCGGACAACGTCATCAAGCACCGGGCCCGGCTGGTGACGCAGTTCGAGCCCGTGCCCTCGGTGCAGGGCAGCGAGTCGCGCCTGTGTCAGGTGTTCCTCAACCTGCTGCTCAACGCGGCGCATGCCATCCCCGAGGGAGACGCGAGGGACCACGAAATCCGCGTCGTCATCCGCGAGGGGAGCGCGGGCGATGTGGTGGTGGAGGTGCGGGACACGGGCAGCGGCATGTCACCGGAGGTGCAGGCGCGCATCTTCGACCCCTTCTTCACCACCAAGGCGGTGGGCGAGGGCACGGGGCTGGGGCTGTCCATCTGCCATGGCATCATCGACTCCATGGGAGGCCGCATCGCCGTGGAGAGCACGCTCGGCAAGGGGAGCACCTTCCGGGTGCACCTGGGCGTGGCGGGCGTCCCGGTGGAGAAGCGGGTGGAGCCGGCGCCGGTGCCCGCCGTGGGACGCGCGCGCATCCTGGTGGTGGACGACGAGCCCTATGTGACCCGGGCGCTCCAGCGCTCGCTGACACCCGAGCACGAGGTGGCCACCGTCAACGGCGCCCGGGCCGCGCTCAAGATGCTGGATGGGGGCAGCCGCTTCGACCTCATCCTCTGTGACGTGATGATGCCGGGCATGACGGGCATGGACCTGTACGCCGAGCTCAACCGCTTCGCGCCGGACCAGGCGCAGCGGGTCGTCTTCATGACCGGTGGAGCCTTCACCCCGCGCGCGTTGAGCTTCCTGCAGGAGGTGCCCAACGCGAAGCTCAGCAAGCCGCTCGACCTGCGCCAGCTCCGGGCGCTGGTGGGCCGCTCGGCCCAGAACGCCGCCGCGTCCGCGCCGTCCGCGCCCGTGCCGCTCGCCCTCGGCGGTGCGAGATGA
- a CDS encoding OPT/YSL family transporter encodes MRKVPAGRAGVAPAPLPEESASRSLHAVSGTPSPLPPAPRELTVRALVMGGLIGSVLAVTNVYTGLKTGLWESGCVLSSLLAFGGLSVLARRSDSPSPLETNLAQTTAVSVGAMPASAGLLGAVPALTLLGTQPPGWAVALWGVGLGTLGVLFAFSLRRRLLEDEALPFPTGEAAARLISTLHSTGSAYAARARGLWTSGLLSGVLTWLRDSSQLVPPMSLLPATTRVGGMGPETLLLGMAWNPMLLGIGVLVGLQAGLSILLGSLVAWLGLAPWLVREGMATGANPDALRESLSAWLLWPGVGLMVGAAATSIASQVRALPAVLADLKGLGRYGEGWEATASQWVARAVLPAILLTGAMGWFAFQLSPLYFLLALVLALPLCAVCARATGQTDIAPISPVGQFAQGAFGMLAPPLPGLNVSAGAVVSGAASHASGSLWSLQAGRLLGTSASRQLLVQLSGLLLGAAVALPTYHLLVSAHGLDSQALPVPTARQFKAVAELLTSRGLEGLPRSSTLATGVAFALGVALSAAARGRLARLLPSAAAMGLGFLLPVSYVVTLCLGTLLAALVGWLRPSTAQTVQSAAAGAIVGESLVGVLVSALSLMRQG; translated from the coding sequence ATGAGAAAGGTGCCGGCGGGACGCGCGGGGGTGGCTCCCGCCCCCCTTCCGGAAGAGTCCGCGTCCCGCTCGCTGCATGCCGTCTCCGGGACGCCTTCCCCCCTGCCGCCGGCCCCGCGTGAGCTGACGGTACGCGCGCTGGTGATGGGCGGCCTCATCGGCTCGGTGCTGGCCGTCACCAACGTCTACACGGGCTTGAAGACGGGCCTCTGGGAGTCGGGGTGCGTGCTGTCCTCGCTGCTGGCCTTCGGGGGCTTGTCGGTGCTCGCCCGGCGGAGCGATTCCCCCTCTCCGCTGGAGACCAACCTCGCCCAGACGACGGCCGTCTCGGTGGGCGCGATGCCCGCCAGCGCGGGGCTGCTGGGCGCCGTGCCCGCGCTCACGCTCCTGGGGACGCAGCCGCCCGGCTGGGCCGTGGCCCTGTGGGGCGTGGGCCTGGGGACGCTCGGCGTGCTCTTCGCCTTCTCGCTGCGGCGGCGCCTGCTCGAGGACGAGGCCCTGCCGTTCCCCACCGGCGAGGCCGCCGCGCGGCTCATCTCCACGCTGCACTCCACGGGCTCCGCCTATGCCGCGCGCGCGCGTGGCCTATGGACGAGTGGTCTCCTCTCCGGGGTGCTCACCTGGCTGAGGGACTCGAGCCAGCTCGTCCCCCCGATGTCCCTGCTGCCCGCGACGACACGGGTGGGCGGGATGGGGCCGGAGACCCTGTTGTTGGGCATGGCGTGGAACCCGATGCTGCTGGGCATCGGCGTGCTGGTGGGGCTCCAGGCGGGGTTGAGCATCCTGCTGGGCTCGCTCGTGGCGTGGTTGGGGCTGGCGCCCTGGCTGGTGCGCGAGGGGATGGCGACGGGGGCCAACCCGGACGCCCTGCGCGAGTCCCTCTCCGCGTGGCTGCTCTGGCCCGGCGTGGGGTTGATGGTGGGCGCGGCGGCCACGTCCATCGCCTCCCAGGTGCGTGCCCTCCCGGCGGTGCTCGCGGACTTGAAGGGACTGGGACGGTACGGTGAGGGCTGGGAGGCCACGGCCAGCCAGTGGGTGGCGAGGGCGGTGCTCCCGGCCATCCTCCTCACCGGGGCCATGGGGTGGTTCGCCTTCCAGCTGAGCCCGCTCTACTTCCTCCTGGCGCTGGTGCTGGCCCTGCCGTTGTGCGCGGTGTGTGCCCGCGCGACGGGCCAGACGGACATCGCGCCCATCAGCCCCGTGGGACAGTTCGCGCAGGGGGCCTTCGGCATGCTGGCGCCGCCGCTGCCGGGCCTCAACGTCTCGGCCGGCGCGGTGGTGTCCGGTGCCGCCTCGCACGCCAGCGGCAGCCTCTGGTCGCTCCAGGCCGGGCGCCTGCTGGGGACGAGCGCCTCCCGGCAGCTCCTCGTGCAGCTCTCCGGCCTGCTGCTGGGCGCCGCCGTGGCCCTGCCCACCTACCACCTGCTGGTGTCCGCGCACGGGCTGGACTCCCAGGCGCTGCCCGTGCCCACGGCGCGCCAGTTCAAGGCCGTGGCGGAGCTCCTCACCTCGCGAGGGCTGGAGGGGCTGCCCCGCTCCTCCACGCTGGCCACCGGGGTGGCCTTCGCCCTCGGTGTCGCGTTGTCGGCGGCGGCCCGCGGGCGGCTGGCGCGCCTGCTGCCCTCGGCGGCGGCCATGGGCCTTGGCTTCCTCCTGCCCGTCTCCTACGTGGTGACGCTCTGCCTGGGCACGCTGCTGGCCGCGCTCGTGGGGTGGCTGCGGCCCTCCACCGCCCAGACGGTGCAGTCCGCGGCCGCGGGCGCCATCGTCGGCGAGTCCCTCGTGGGCGTGCTCGTCTCGGCGTTGAGCCTCATGCGGCAGGGCTGA